From one Paludisphaera rhizosphaerae genomic stretch:
- a CDS encoding NfeD family protein — translation MIRPAVAPLAVLLVSTAASFIPTASRAEAPAARAEVTPGQFFTITEPITHDQIAKIQSKTRGLVKKTSADAQGQSPILVFQFLPGESAPGTTDFGAAYDLANYISRELGGAKSTVAYVPDPITGFAVLPVVACTEIVMGPNASLGPITPETQSFDPALREPVRFLAVRKTRDPDLILGMLDRDADLRLIRTPDKGIRYVMAEHMPEFLKSNQALDDRPAWEGGRRGVLTADRAREEGFCKRIAHSPAEVAALYHIAGGSTVDDPTLGQNVRPVWIKIEGPIESAMISYLGRRLDQARRERSNLVFFEIDSPGGMVETADTVADLIAGIDDMKTVAYLNERALGVAALLPLACRDVVFKEGARMGDVAQFITARGRLEDLTEVQIAGLAEKAAFLAAKKGHSEAVARAMIDPRAEVVEATDQNTQGRRLVLLREAEADPNRFTNLEPRNRAGGPLTIDAAEASAYGFNQVVRDFEELKTLYGLQGVAIRVEGPGWVDSLVTLLTDPYVSWLLLFVGLFMMVVELKLPGIGLPAIVSALAFLLFFWSHYLSGTADQLEIILFLLGLISLAVELFVLPGFGIFGMSGIVLMLGSIVMASHTFTWPTQDYEYREMGLTLIQLIVALIGVTVGAVVLAHYFPAIPIFNKLILKPEPWTGAGGETLDPTVKPPMEGYDSLAYLIGETGRTTSPLRPTGKARFGKLLLDVTADNFYIEPDSLVEVVDVQGSRVIVKKWEGTEPDVDIDEMS, via the coding sequence ATGATACGACCAGCCGTCGCCCCTCTCGCCGTCTTGCTCGTCTCGACCGCGGCCTCCTTCATACCGACGGCGAGCCGGGCCGAGGCCCCCGCCGCCAGGGCCGAAGTGACTCCCGGTCAGTTCTTCACGATCACCGAACCGATCACGCACGACCAGATCGCCAAGATCCAATCCAAGACGCGAGGTCTCGTCAAAAAGACCTCGGCTGACGCCCAGGGACAGAGCCCGATCCTCGTCTTCCAGTTCCTTCCAGGCGAATCCGCGCCGGGAACGACCGACTTCGGCGCCGCCTACGATCTGGCGAACTACATCTCCCGCGAACTCGGCGGCGCGAAATCAACGGTCGCCTACGTACCCGACCCAATCACCGGGTTCGCGGTCCTCCCGGTGGTGGCCTGCACCGAGATCGTCATGGGGCCGAACGCCAGCCTGGGGCCGATCACTCCCGAGACCCAATCGTTCGATCCGGCCCTGCGCGAGCCCGTGCGATTCCTGGCCGTTCGCAAGACCCGCGACCCCGACCTGATCCTGGGAATGCTTGACCGTGACGCCGACCTCCGGCTTATCCGGACGCCGGACAAGGGCATCCGCTACGTCATGGCCGAGCATATGCCGGAGTTCCTCAAGTCGAACCAGGCCCTCGACGATCGCCCGGCCTGGGAAGGGGGACGGCGAGGCGTCCTGACGGCCGACCGGGCGCGTGAGGAGGGCTTCTGCAAACGAATCGCCCACTCACCCGCCGAGGTCGCCGCTCTTTACCACATCGCGGGCGGGTCCACGGTCGACGACCCGACGCTCGGCCAGAACGTCCGCCCGGTCTGGATCAAGATCGAGGGGCCCATCGAATCGGCGATGATCTCCTACCTGGGGAGACGACTCGACCAGGCCCGCCGCGAGAGGTCGAACCTCGTCTTCTTCGAGATCGACAGCCCGGGAGGAATGGTGGAGACGGCCGACACGGTCGCCGACCTGATCGCCGGCATCGACGACATGAAGACCGTGGCCTATCTCAACGAACGGGCGCTCGGCGTAGCAGCGCTTCTGCCGCTCGCCTGTCGCGACGTGGTCTTCAAAGAGGGAGCCCGGATGGGCGACGTCGCCCAGTTCATCACGGCGCGAGGGCGACTCGAGGATCTGACCGAAGTCCAGATCGCCGGCCTCGCCGAAAAGGCGGCTTTCCTGGCTGCGAAGAAGGGCCATTCGGAAGCCGTCGCCCGAGCGATGATCGACCCTCGAGCCGAGGTCGTCGAAGCGACCGATCAAAACACCCAGGGCCGCCGACTGGTCCTGCTCCGCGAAGCGGAAGCCGATCCCAATCGATTCACCAACCTGGAACCCCGCAATCGCGCCGGCGGTCCGTTGACCATCGACGCAGCCGAGGCTTCGGCGTACGGATTCAATCAGGTCGTCCGGGACTTCGAGGAATTGAAGACCCTCTATGGTCTCCAGGGGGTTGCGATCCGCGTGGAAGGCCCTGGTTGGGTCGACTCCCTGGTCACCTTGTTGACCGACCCTTACGTGAGCTGGCTGCTCCTCTTCGTCGGCCTGTTCATGATGGTGGTGGAGTTGAAGCTGCCGGGGATCGGTCTGCCGGCGATCGTCTCAGCCCTGGCCTTCTTGCTGTTCTTCTGGAGCCACTACCTCAGCGGCACCGCGGATCAGCTTGAGATCATCCTCTTTCTGCTGGGACTGATCTCGCTGGCTGTGGAACTCTTCGTGCTTCCGGGCTTCGGGATCTTCGGCATGTCGGGCATCGTCTTGATGCTCGGCAGCATCGTGATGGCCAGCCACACCTTTACGTGGCCGACTCAGGATTACGAATACCGTGAGATGGGCTTAACCCTCATCCAGTTGATCGTCGCCCTCATCGGAGTAACGGTCGGCGCGGTGGTGCTGGCCCACTACTTCCCGGCGATCCCGATCTTCAACAAGCTGATCCTCAAACCCGAACCCTGGACGGGCGCGGGAGGGGAGACTCTCGATCCCACCGTGAAGCCGCCGATGGAAGGCTACGATTCACTCGCCTACCTGATCGGCGAGACCGGCCGCACCACGTCGCCGCTACGGCCGACAGGGAAGGCCCGTTTCGGGAAACTCCTCCTGGACGTGACGGCCGACAACTTCTACATCGAGCCTGACAGCCTCGTCGAGGTCGTCGACGTGCAGGGCTCCCGCGTGATCGTGAAGAAGTGGGAAGGGACCGAGCCCGACGTGGACATCGACGAAATGTCCTGA
- a CDS encoding DUF1571 domain-containing protein, producing the protein MNPANNAASKTRSAGLAALTLAAALSTAGCATSGGELWHSGSSSLTNLLWPRERAEPGYDLYAQNMAGSKGVKQAESAAQAGADQENPSKPAATRSAAEVAADDRGAGAASAFAESKPRGVNDARVRVTLGRPESVPVLKDADGRPGPLIASTAPDIQGPLAQATDPAPAPGAAQRQGVAEAKPEPAPALAAADLAPEPAPAPAAPALAQAEPAAETQAAPPEANLKTILDGARERLEGMSTYQVAITRVERVGSQVLPEEKALLSIRRNPKAVRLEWPEGANKGREVIYSAAINDKVMHVNVANSAIPIPRMTLPVDSPLAMRNSRHAITEAGFDTIFNNLSKQVDSQGRPTGAEGRLTYKGLQQPEGGDRPCHLIQRITPAKEVWRVYLDEDTLMPVVVTAHQADGGLLESYRYENLKADPTELAAAEAFDPDKRWGPSQGLFSRIARAAAATAEQPAATTR; encoded by the coding sequence ATGAATCCGGCGAACAACGCCGCATCGAAGACCAGGTCCGCAGGGCTCGCCGCCCTGACGCTTGCCGCTGCTTTGAGCACCGCCGGCTGTGCGACGAGCGGCGGCGAACTCTGGCATTCAGGATCGAGTTCCCTCACAAACCTGCTCTGGCCTCGCGAGCGAGCCGAGCCGGGTTACGACCTGTACGCCCAGAACATGGCCGGCTCGAAGGGCGTCAAGCAGGCCGAATCCGCGGCGCAGGCTGGCGCCGATCAGGAGAATCCTTCAAAGCCCGCGGCGACTCGCTCCGCGGCCGAGGTCGCGGCCGACGATCGTGGGGCGGGGGCCGCTTCGGCCTTTGCCGAATCCAAGCCGCGTGGGGTCAACGACGCCCGGGTTCGCGTCACGCTGGGACGTCCTGAAAGCGTTCCTGTCCTGAAGGACGCCGACGGCCGACCGGGCCCACTCATCGCTTCGACCGCGCCCGATATTCAGGGGCCGCTTGCGCAGGCGACTGATCCGGCCCCTGCGCCGGGCGCTGCTCAGCGACAGGGAGTTGCGGAAGCGAAGCCTGAACCTGCGCCGGCCCTAGCCGCCGCCGATTTGGCGCCTGAGCCGGCGCCTGCTCCCGCAGCACCTGCACTCGCTCAGGCCGAGCCGGCCGCCGAGACCCAGGCCGCCCCGCCCGAGGCGAACCTCAAGACGATCCTGGACGGCGCTCGCGAGCGTCTGGAGGGGATGTCGACCTATCAGGTCGCGATCACGCGCGTCGAGCGCGTCGGCAGTCAGGTTCTGCCCGAGGAGAAGGCTCTGCTGAGCATCCGGCGAAATCCGAAGGCGGTCCGGCTGGAATGGCCGGAGGGGGCGAACAAGGGGCGCGAGGTCATCTACTCGGCCGCGATCAACGACAAGGTGATGCACGTCAACGTCGCCAATTCGGCGATCCCGATCCCTCGCATGACGCTCCCCGTCGACAGCCCGCTCGCCATGCGGAACAGCCGCCACGCCATCACCGAGGCCGGCTTCGACACGATCTTCAACAACCTCTCCAAGCAGGTCGACTCTCAGGGTCGCCCTACTGGCGCGGAGGGGAGGCTCACCTACAAGGGGCTCCAGCAACCGGAGGGGGGCGATCGGCCCTGCCATCTGATTCAGCGGATCACTCCGGCCAAGGAAGTCTGGCGCGTCTATCTCGACGAGGACACTCTGATGCCGGTCGTCGTCACCGCCCATCAGGCTGACGGCGGTTTGCTGGAGTCGTATCGGTACGAGAACCTCAAGGCTGATCCGACCGAGTTGGCCGCCGCCGAGGCGTTCGACCCCGACAAGCGTTGGGGACCTTCGCAGGGGCTTTTCTCGCGGATCGCTCGGGCCGCCGCCGCGACCGCCGAACAACCCGCCGCAACGACCCGCTGA
- a CDS encoding response regulator, producing MPSPAVQDYSILITDDDAGVRETLRDIFVPHGYRTFLAESGEEAIDIVRVHPVHVALFDMHLPRLSGLETLAVVRQMRGALPAILISGACDENLLRRALSEHAFCVLEKPVSRHVVVHVVHRALQKYYQN from the coding sequence ATGCCGTCACCAGCAGTGCAGGACTATTCGATTCTCATCACGGACGATGACGCCGGAGTGCGTGAAACGCTCCGCGACATCTTCGTCCCGCATGGGTATCGTACGTTCCTGGCGGAGAGCGGCGAGGAAGCCATCGACATCGTCCGGGTCCACCCCGTTCACGTCGCCCTTTTCGACATGCACCTGCCCCGGCTCTCCGGGCTGGAAACCCTCGCCGTCGTCCGCCAGATGCGCGGAGCGCTGCCGGCCATCCTGATTTCAGGCGCCTGCGACGAGAACCTGCTGCGTCGCGCCCTCTCCGAGCACGCCTTCTGCGTACTGGAAAAGCCCGTCAGCCGACACGTCGTCGTCCACGTGGTCCATCGGGCTTTGCAAAAGTACTACCAGAACTGA
- a CDS encoding GH3 auxin-responsive promoter family protein yields the protein MLRFIKRLVGRPIANRARRLAGEFLQQTEQAGKVQRDLLLSRIARNADSDFGRDHHFAEIRTPEDFRRRVPIGDYNRHEPYIDRVRNGEVSALFGPGTEVLMFAMTSGTTNRPKTIPVTREALQDYREGWLVWGIQAFDAHPDMIQDGMRPILQIASDWRESYTTAGIPCGAITGLTASMQNRMVRTTYCMPPSGSRIKDVESKYYVALRYSIYKNLGTIIAANPSTILNMVRLGDRERETLVRDLYNGTLDPKWAVPDDVRREIRFRTRIRRKETARRLESIIAEHGRLLPRDYWPNLEFLSNWMGGTMRAYLRGYPEFFGEKPVRDVGLIASEGRMTIPIEDGTPAGVLDIRHHYFEFIPEEEAEKPDPQTVEAVDLVEGKNYFILLTTAGGLYRYNIFDLVRCVGFHGEAPVVEFLNKGAHFSSMTGEKLSEHQVITAVETAQRSVGLRLRSYLLLPIWGDPPAYGILVENSDLPDDERADRFVAAVEDQLRTLNVEYAAKRDSLRLGPLRTIRIQDGGWGEFQKRRLARSGGTVEQYKQPHLIPDVEAIHAFPIVATINS from the coding sequence ATGCTCAGGTTCATCAAGCGGCTCGTCGGCCGCCCGATCGCGAACCGCGCCCGTCGCCTCGCCGGCGAATTCCTCCAGCAGACGGAGCAAGCCGGCAAGGTTCAGCGCGACCTGCTCCTGTCGCGGATCGCGCGCAACGCCGACAGCGACTTCGGGCGCGACCACCACTTCGCCGAGATCCGCACCCCGGAAGACTTCCGCCGCCGCGTCCCCATCGGCGATTACAACCGCCACGAACCTTATATCGACCGCGTGCGAAACGGCGAGGTCTCGGCCCTCTTCGGTCCCGGGACCGAAGTGCTCATGTTCGCGATGACCTCGGGGACCACCAATCGTCCCAAGACGATCCCCGTCACCCGCGAAGCTCTTCAAGACTATCGCGAAGGCTGGCTCGTCTGGGGGATCCAGGCGTTCGACGCGCATCCCGACATGATCCAGGACGGGATGCGCCCAATCCTTCAGATCGCCAGCGATTGGCGTGAGAGCTACACGACCGCCGGCATCCCCTGCGGCGCGATCACCGGCCTCACGGCCTCGATGCAGAACCGGATGGTGCGGACGACCTACTGCATGCCCCCCTCGGGATCTCGGATCAAGGACGTCGAGTCGAAGTATTACGTCGCCCTCCGATACTCGATCTACAAGAACTTGGGGACGATCATCGCGGCCAACCCCAGCACCATCCTGAACATGGTCCGGCTCGGCGACCGCGAGCGCGAGACCCTCGTCCGCGACCTCTACAATGGGACGCTCGATCCCAAGTGGGCGGTCCCCGACGACGTCCGCCGCGAGATTCGCTTCCGGACGCGGATTCGTCGCAAGGAGACAGCCCGACGACTGGAGTCGATCATCGCCGAGCACGGCCGACTCCTCCCGCGCGACTACTGGCCCAACCTGGAGTTCCTCTCCAACTGGATGGGAGGAACGATGCGGGCCTATCTCAGGGGCTACCCTGAGTTCTTCGGCGAGAAGCCCGTGCGGGACGTCGGCCTGATCGCCTCCGAGGGCCGGATGACGATCCCAATCGAGGACGGGACGCCCGCCGGGGTGCTCGACATCCGCCACCACTACTTCGAGTTCATCCCCGAGGAAGAAGCGGAGAAGCCCGACCCCCAGACCGTCGAGGCCGTCGATCTCGTCGAGGGGAAGAACTACTTCATCCTCCTGACGACGGCCGGCGGGCTCTATCGCTACAACATCTTCGACCTCGTTCGCTGTGTGGGGTTCCACGGCGAGGCGCCGGTCGTCGAGTTCCTGAACAAGGGGGCGCATTTCTCCAGCATGACTGGGGAAAAGCTATCCGAACATCAGGTCATCACGGCCGTCGAGACGGCCCAGCGGTCGGTCGGGCTTCGGCTGCGGTCGTACCTCCTGCTCCCCATCTGGGGCGATCCTCCTGCGTATGGGATCCTGGTGGAGAACTCCGACCTTCCCGACGACGAGCGAGCCGACAGGTTCGTCGCCGCGGTGGAGGATCAGCTCCGAACGCTTAACGTGGAGTATGCGGCCAAGCGAGACAGCCTCCGTCTCGGCCCTCTCCGCACGATCCGAATCCAGGACGGCGGCTGGGGCGAATTCCAGAAACGGCGGCTCGCCCGCAGCGGCGGAACAGTCGAACAGTATAAGCAGCCGCACCTGATCCCCGACGTTGAGGCTATTCACGCCTTCCCGATCGTCGCGACGATCAATTCCTGA